In the Sinorhizobium garamanticum genome, one interval contains:
- a CDS encoding efflux RND transporter periplasmic adaptor subunit: MQPFRLILFCLACASLGGCQDKAETAVSPQQVRAVRVTPADYQPEAAITGEVKARVQTDLSFRVSGRVVERRADIGTHVRAGDVLASLDDTEQRADVDVAEAALQSAQAMVRQKTLTFERYKTLLQSRAIAQAAYDQARQELVAAQSALESAEATLATAQDSLSYTELKADADGIITARTVEVGQVVSVAQSAFTLARNGPRDAVFDVYEAFFLEGRPLSTVDVALVTDPERKAKASIREVSPAINTKAGTIRVKVALPKGASWPLGTPVVGEFRSSPRGGLIIPSSAIASAMGAPAVWVVDTAARSVSLREVSVARYRTSDFIVTGGIAPQDLIVTEGGKFLKEGQAVAWEVK, encoded by the coding sequence ATGCAGCCGTTTCGATTGATCCTATTTTGCCTTGCCTGTGCGTCTCTCGGCGGTTGCCAAGACAAGGCGGAAACCGCGGTGTCGCCGCAACAGGTCCGCGCCGTGCGCGTGACGCCGGCTGACTACCAGCCGGAAGCCGCCATCACCGGCGAGGTGAAGGCCCGTGTCCAGACGGACCTTTCCTTCCGCGTGAGCGGACGGGTCGTCGAGCGCCGCGCGGACATAGGGACGCATGTCCGCGCCGGCGATGTTCTCGCAAGCCTCGACGATACCGAACAGCGCGCCGATGTGGATGTCGCCGAGGCGGCCCTCCAGTCCGCGCAGGCAATGGTCAGGCAGAAGACGCTCACCTTCGAACGCTACAAAACGCTGCTGCAATCGCGAGCCATCGCGCAGGCGGCTTACGACCAGGCGCGACAGGAACTCGTAGCGGCCCAATCGGCGCTCGAGTCCGCGGAGGCAACGCTTGCGACAGCGCAGGATTCCTTGTCCTATACCGAACTCAAGGCCGATGCGGACGGGATCATCACGGCGCGCACAGTAGAGGTCGGCCAGGTCGTTTCGGTGGCCCAGTCCGCCTTTACACTCGCTCGCAACGGTCCGCGCGACGCCGTGTTCGACGTGTACGAGGCTTTCTTCCTGGAAGGTCGACCGCTTTCCACGGTGGATGTCGCTCTGGTCACCGATCCGGAGCGGAAAGCGAAGGCGAGCATCCGGGAAGTCTCTCCGGCGATAAACACGAAGGCGGGGACGATCCGCGTCAAGGTGGCGCTCCCGAAGGGCGCGTCATGGCCACTCGGCACGCCAGTCGTCGGTGAATTCCGCTCGTCCCCCCGAGGGGGGCTCATAATCCCCTCGAGCGCGATCGCTTCCGCCATGGGCGCACCGGCCGTGTGGGTCGTGGACACGGCAGCACGTTCGGTCTCGCTCCGCGAAGTCTCAGTCGCCCGTTATCGCACAAGCGATTTCATCGTCACCGGCGGGATCGCGCCGCAGGATCTGATCGTCACCGAGGGCGGAAAGTTTCTCAAGGAAGGCCAAGCGGTGGCCTGGGAGGTCAAGTGA
- a CDS encoding efflux RND transporter permease subunit: MNKFNLSDWALEHRSLVWYFMIIFALAGLYAYVGLGREEDPSFTIKTMVIQAQWPGASAEEVTEQVTDRIEKKVQELDNLDRTRSLTTAGQAIVFVDLRQETKAKDVQPTWSRVRNLIADIQHDFPSGVIGPFFNDQFGDVFGNIFAFTSDGLSERQLRDLAEDARTKILTVPDVGKVDIVGAQDEAIYLEFSTRKTAALGLDRNAIISALQAQNAVTQSGFIEAGPERIALRVGGRFISEESLRAINLRVNDRFFPLTDVATITRGYVDPPTSLFRFNGKPAIGIAVGMKAGGNLLEFGEALETTMGKIVQDLPVGVSVERVSDQPAVVDEAVSGFTRALFEAIAIVLAISFISLGLRAGLVVAISIPLVLAITFVVMLYSGISLQRISLGALIIALGLLVDDAMIAIEMMVARLEAGDSLRKAATYVYTSTAFPMLTGTLVTVAGFVPVAFNKSAAGEFTFTLFVVIAVSLIVSWVVAVLFTPLLGVTILPKSMKKHADHKGWFAKAFSRMLQFCLRWRWLTIVATVVAFAASVAGMSLVQQQFFPNSDRLELIVDWNLPQNSSINETNRQMAQFEREMLAGNPDVENWSTYVGMGAPRFILSYDVQPTDVSFGQTVIVTKGLDIRDKLKQELQAYLQKTFPGTDAYVKLLDIGPPVGKPVQYRVSGPDLQVVRDLAQKLGAIVGTHPSLKNLAFDWNEPARVVKIDVLQDKARQLGVSSQDIATALNDVVAGNTATQVRDDIYLVNVVGRAGAEERGSIDTLLDLQLQSSSGQAVPLSSVARFRYELEQPTIWRRDRSPTITIKAGITDQNQPATIVTALAEKVEAFKTTLPVGYSVEVGGAVEESSKAQGPIAAVAPIMLFVMATLLMIQLQSFHRLFLVFSVAPLALIGVVAALLMSNAPLGFVAILGVLALIGILIRNSVILIVQIEELRAAGVPAWTAVVEATEHRMRPIMLTAAAATLALIPISREIFWGPMAYAMMGGIVVGTALTLLFLPALYVTWFRIPRG; the protein is encoded by the coding sequence GTGAACAAATTCAACCTTTCGGACTGGGCGCTCGAGCACCGTTCGCTTGTCTGGTATTTCATGATCATCTTCGCGCTTGCGGGGCTCTACGCCTATGTCGGGCTTGGCCGCGAGGAAGATCCGTCCTTCACCATCAAGACGATGGTGATCCAGGCGCAGTGGCCCGGCGCGTCGGCCGAGGAAGTCACCGAGCAGGTGACCGATCGCATCGAAAAGAAGGTGCAGGAACTCGATAACCTGGACCGCACGCGCAGTCTCACGACGGCCGGCCAGGCCATCGTCTTCGTCGATCTGCGGCAGGAAACCAAGGCCAAGGACGTTCAGCCCACCTGGTCGCGCGTGCGCAACCTGATCGCCGACATCCAGCACGACTTCCCGTCGGGCGTCATCGGCCCGTTCTTCAACGACCAATTCGGCGACGTTTTCGGCAATATCTTCGCCTTCACGAGTGACGGCCTCAGCGAGCGGCAACTGCGGGATCTGGCTGAAGACGCCCGGACGAAAATTCTCACCGTTCCCGACGTCGGCAAGGTTGATATCGTCGGCGCGCAGGACGAGGCGATCTACCTCGAATTCTCGACCCGCAAGACTGCTGCCCTTGGCCTCGACCGCAACGCGATCATCTCCGCGTTGCAGGCGCAGAACGCCGTCACCCAGTCGGGCTTCATCGAGGCGGGTCCGGAACGTATTGCGCTGCGCGTCGGCGGCCGGTTCATTTCCGAGGAGAGCCTCCGCGCGATCAATCTGCGCGTGAACGATCGGTTCTTTCCGCTGACGGATGTCGCAACCATCACCCGCGGCTATGTCGATCCGCCGACCTCGCTGTTTCGCTTCAATGGCAAGCCGGCGATCGGCATCGCAGTCGGGATGAAAGCGGGCGGCAACCTGCTCGAATTCGGCGAAGCGCTCGAAACGACGATGGGGAAAATCGTCCAGGATCTTCCGGTCGGTGTGTCGGTCGAACGGGTTTCCGACCAGCCGGCGGTCGTCGACGAAGCCGTCTCGGGTTTCACGCGGGCCTTGTTCGAAGCGATCGCGATCGTGCTGGCGATCAGCTTCATCAGCCTCGGCTTGAGGGCCGGTCTGGTCGTGGCGATCTCGATCCCGCTCGTTCTCGCCATCACCTTTGTGGTGATGCTCTATTCCGGCATTTCGCTGCAGCGAATTTCGCTCGGCGCACTGATCATCGCGCTCGGCCTCCTCGTCGACGACGCCATGATCGCCATCGAGATGATGGTGGCCCGGCTCGAGGCGGGCGACAGCCTCAGGAAGGCGGCCACCTACGTTTATACCTCGACCGCTTTCCCGATGCTGACGGGTACGCTCGTCACCGTCGCGGGCTTCGTCCCGGTCGCGTTCAACAAGAGCGCCGCCGGCGAGTTCACCTTTACACTCTTCGTCGTGATCGCAGTCTCGCTGATCGTCTCCTGGGTGGTCGCCGTCCTCTTCACTCCCCTTCTCGGCGTTACCATTCTGCCGAAGTCAATGAAGAAACATGCCGACCACAAGGGCTGGTTCGCCAAGGCCTTTTCCCGCATGCTGCAATTCTGCCTGCGGTGGCGCTGGTTGACCATTGTCGCGACCGTTGTCGCTTTCGCCGCCTCCGTCGCCGGCATGTCGCTGGTGCAGCAGCAGTTCTTTCCGAACTCCGACCGCTTGGAACTGATCGTCGACTGGAACCTGCCGCAAAACAGCTCGATCAATGAAACGAACCGGCAGATGGCCCAGTTCGAGCGGGAGATGCTTGCGGGCAATCCGGACGTCGAAAATTGGTCCACCTATGTCGGAATGGGCGCGCCGCGCTTCATCCTGTCATACGACGTACAGCCGACCGACGTTTCCTTCGGCCAAACGGTTATTGTCACCAAGGGACTTGATATTCGCGACAAGCTTAAGCAGGAGCTTCAGGCCTACCTTCAGAAGACGTTTCCGGGCACCGACGCCTATGTGAAGCTCCTGGACATCGGGCCGCCGGTCGGCAAGCCGGTTCAATACCGCGTTTCCGGCCCAGACCTGCAGGTCGTCCGTGACCTGGCGCAAAAGCTCGGCGCCATCGTCGGCACACATCCGTCGCTGAAGAATCTCGCCTTCGACTGGAACGAACCGGCGCGCGTCGTTAAAATCGACGTGCTCCAGGACAAGGCGCGCCAGCTCGGTGTGTCCTCCCAGGATATCGCCACGGCGCTGAACGATGTCGTCGCGGGGAACACCGCGACCCAGGTCAGGGACGATATCTATCTCGTCAATGTGGTGGGCCGTGCCGGAGCGGAAGAACGCGGCTCGATCGACACGCTGCTCGACCTGCAACTGCAAAGCAGCAGTGGCCAGGCGGTCCCACTGTCCTCGGTCGCAAGGTTCCGCTACGAGCTCGAACAGCCGACGATCTGGCGGCGCGACAGGAGCCCGACCATCACCATCAAGGCCGGGATAACGGATCAGAACCAGCCGGCAACGATCGTGACGGCGCTCGCAGAAAAGGTCGAGGCATTCAAGACGACGCTTCCGGTCGGCTATTCGGTCGAGGTCGGTGGGGCGGTCGAGGAAAGCAGCAAAGCTCAAGGTCCCATTGCCGCCGTGGCGCCGATCATGCTCTTCGTCATGGCGACGCTGCTGATGATCCAGCTTCAGAGCTTCCATCGGCTGTTCCTGGTCTTTTCCGTCGCGCCCTTGGCGCTGATCGGCGTCGTCGCGGCGCTGCTGATGAGCAACGCGCCGCTCGGCTTCGTTGCGATCCTGGGGGTGCTCGCGCTCATCGGGATTCTGATCCGCAACTCCGTCATTCTGATCGTGCAGATCGAAGAATTGCGGGCCGCCGGGGTGCCAGCCTGGACGGCCGTGGTCGAGGCGACGGAACACCGCATGCGGCCGATCATGCTGACGGCGGCGGCAGCCACCCTGGCCCTCATTCCGATTTCCCGAGAGATATTCTGGGGACCGATGGCCTACGCCATGATGGGCGGCATCGTGGTCGGGACGGCGCTGACGCTGCTCTTCCTGCCAGCGCTCTACGTCACCTGGTTCCGGATTCCTCGAGGTTGA
- a CDS encoding efflux RND transporter periplasmic adaptor subunit, with the protein MARSILHVSLQLIVALTLLTGCDESSAVEEPKLRPAETMAAKAEQSARMSFPGVVQAKLETDLAFRTLGRLVSRKVDVGDVVRKGDVVAEIDPFALELAVRGAEADLRDAEAQLENAAITEKRKRSLSSTSAASIADLDLAEQGLKSAEAGVAKARASLAKLRQQLGYAHLQAEFDGVVTATSVEVGQTVTVGQAVVTLARLDQRDVVVDVPETQLRLLRLGARFDVALQLDDMVRTAGVLREIGPEADSNTRTHRLKIAIDDAPEVFRLGSVVTATIQTEPSSAIRLPKTAVLEKDGADNVWVIDPSTRAVSLRSVLLDGKADGASHVRVLAGLKEGEEVAVAGVNELAEGQKLRIEQEPRP; encoded by the coding sequence ATGGCTCGTTCGATCCTGCATGTCTCGCTTCAACTCATTGTGGCGCTCACGCTGCTGACGGGCTGCGACGAAAGCTCGGCGGTCGAGGAGCCGAAGCTGCGGCCGGCCGAGACCATGGCTGCCAAGGCAGAGCAGTCTGCACGGATGAGCTTTCCCGGTGTGGTGCAGGCGAAGCTCGAAACCGATCTCGCATTCCGCACATTGGGGCGACTGGTGTCGCGCAAAGTCGATGTCGGCGACGTGGTCCGAAAGGGCGATGTCGTGGCCGAAATCGATCCGTTCGCTCTTGAGCTTGCCGTCCGTGGCGCGGAAGCGGACTTGCGCGACGCCGAGGCGCAGTTGGAGAACGCTGCCATCACAGAGAAGCGCAAGCGCAGCCTCTCCTCCACGAGTGCGGCGAGCATCGCCGACCTCGACCTTGCCGAACAGGGCTTGAAATCCGCCGAGGCGGGGGTCGCAAAAGCGCGCGCCAGCCTAGCCAAGCTGCGCCAGCAGCTTGGCTATGCGCATCTGCAGGCTGAGTTTGACGGCGTCGTCACCGCGACCTCGGTCGAAGTCGGACAGACCGTTACCGTAGGCCAGGCGGTCGTGACGCTGGCGCGCCTCGATCAGCGGGACGTCGTGGTCGACGTTCCGGAGACACAGCTTCGACTGTTGCGCCTCGGAGCCCGGTTCGATGTCGCACTCCAGCTCGACGACATGGTCCGGACCGCCGGTGTTCTGCGCGAGATCGGCCCCGAAGCGGACTCAAATACCCGGACACACAGGCTGAAGATCGCCATCGACGATGCGCCCGAGGTCTTTCGCCTGGGTTCGGTCGTCACCGCGACCATTCAGACCGAACCCTCAAGCGCGATCCGCCTGCCGAAAACCGCTGTCCTTGAGAAGGATGGCGCCGACAACGTCTGGGTCATCGATCCATCGACACGCGCGGTCTCCCTCAGATCGGTCCTGCTCGACGGCAAGGCCGACGGCGCCTCCCATGTCCGGGTCCTGGCGGGGCTGAAGGAAGGGGAAGAGGTTGCCGTCGCCGGCGTCAATGAACTTGCCGAGGGACAGAAGCTGAGAATCGAACAGGAGCCGCGCCCGTGA